TGAGCAGCACTGGAACCAAGTGTTACTGCCTTATCCTGGTCTCCAGCCTCAGGACTCAGAGCCTGCTCGTGGCTGATGTACATACACAGAGGGTCCTGCTGAGGAGCAGACCTCTGGAGGAAAATGAGTTCAATGTGTTGATATTGCACTGTGGGAGAATGACGTATGATGCCTGCGTTTGCATGAATTCTGTTGAAAGCCGGTCTTGGTTACGTGAGAGAGGTTTCCACCATTGACTATATTTCATCAGCAGTAGGTAAAGTCAGGGTCAAAGTTAGGTGCAGGATTatgcagaagaggaggaaagttggagaaaatattttccatcattaCTCCCAAGgactgtatttcatttttcaattgcACCCTCAGTcaaaatacttgttttaaaGGTCTTTCATATTTAATCCAAATCAAGTAGGAGTCCATTTTCTCAGATCCATCTGCATGCTCACAGCACATTAAAAAGGTCAGACGATGAAAGGGGTTCTTGCTCTCTCACGTGTGCAACCCAAATACATGTAAAGGCCCTTGGAAGAGCAGTATCCCCCCATTGGAAGTCTGCATTTCATGGACTTAAGAGACTGAATCATCACAGCGcatctaaaatatttcagacCTGTATGTAAATATGGCTCTGCTACCACGAATAGTGAACTTAAAATGCGATTATTTAAATGATGTAATCtaatgtatttcagaatttaaCTGAAAGGAACAATTGACGTTGTCCAGTAGAGAAACATAAAAGGTTTTAATAATTATGTTTCAATGGCTTTAGGTGggtattttttcaaagaaaggtTTGGGTTTTCTGGAATAGATATTTCACTGATGTGAGCAGCATTGGAGTGAACGATGTGCCTGTGTCTCCTGAGCAGCACTCAGAGGTGGTGCTAATGGAACTGGGAGAACAGTGCAGCCCTGATACCTTAAGCAACAATAGACTGGCACAAAACGTTACGCCCTGGCCACAGGTCCTGCCTGGGCAGGTCAGGCCCCAGTACGTGAGAAATGAGAGCTGAAACTGAGACCACAAAGCTCCCCTGTAAGGTCCAACCGCTCTCAGTTCCTCGGCAGGGAAATTATTTGTAGCCGAACAATGGTAAAAGGCAAAAAGGACCTAACCTTTTCAGCCTGACATTCCCACTGGCTGTGGCCCCGCGATTACACCATCAGCAAAATGCCATGCTGTGACTAACACGACAAAGGCCACGGTACAGCCCGAGAGGCAGAATTAAAGGAGCCTCAGTTTTGGTTGGTGAAACTCAAAGAACAGTCCTTAAACATTCATTCAGATCCCCAGGGTCAGGACAAAGCCAATCGGCATCACTCGCCATCAACAAGATCCTTCTGATACACACAAGGAGCATATTTGTGTATCTGTCCAGAGGTCAGCATCAGCTGGTCCACAAAGGCAGACAGGGCTGCCTCCACAAAGGTGGGTAGGCTCTGATCCCGTAAGGTCCCCGTTGACCCAACACTTAAGTAGGCCTCCACAGGGTATCCAGGTTTGTCCCTCTACTGTGGCTGCTGTGGCTCCTTgtcctgctctgggtgctgaaGCAGACCCAGCAGTGAAACACGCTTACTGGCTGCATCTTCTCtttagtgctttgttttgtctgtgaGGAAATAGGAGTATGTGCATCCTCTGGAGATGCTGCAGACACGTCCCCAAGATGAGGGTGGCAGCACGCTGCACTGAGCCGGAGCTGGCAAAGCGCCTGtcagggcagcagcagaagcgAGCTGGCATTCCCTGCAGCTATTTCGAGCTGTTAGACAACAAATTGTTTGTTCCCCCAAACATACACTCAACAGGCAGTGAATAGCATGGGGCgttcattttaatttgctgtttgtttttcaaatcaaTTGAcgcagaagcagcagctgctggatgaaGACTTGTGCGATGCTCTCATGACAGATCCGCATCGAGCCGCCTTTGAGCCTCATTCTCATACCATGCAAAAAGCAACAGCTTGTTgtgccttccttttctctcccacgatcagagcactgcagcatcctgcTCTTCGTTACCTCCTTTGGCAGTTGTGCTAAGAGAAGACATAAGTAAGCCTAGTGCATTATCCAAAGGGCAAGTGGCTTTCacagccacagagctgctgctgcttcctgagaTGCCAAttattttccagtgcttttctgGTTCTCTCCAATTCAcactcaaaaacaaaaccagaggtGAACTGTTGGTACAGTCATATCTTTAAATAAAGCTACCACCGGTCCCGttggctgctccaaaagcttAGGGACCAACAAGTATATGGATAAGGTCTACTTTTCAGCATCAACCTTGCATGAGGATGATTTGGTTTTTCAGGTTCTGGGTTCTAAGTAGGACAGGAAACACCTGCCAGCCCGGCTGCTGCAAACACTGCCTCCTGTTTCCTCCTGCCTCCACTGCTTCCTGTGCACCAGGCACACTCCCCAAAGAAAAGCCCATCCATAATTGCCCCGTGTTGAGTTACAAACAACATGTAGTCGGTGCTGTCCTAAAAAAAGCTATGGCCAGGAAACGGCACAAGCTCTTGGGTCTGGGACATCTGCTACGGTAAGGGACAGTCTGATTGTGGAACATGCCCCACCGGACAGTTTGAATGTTATTTATCTTCTGCGTATCCAGTGTGTACTCAGCTGCTTGCCTGCTTTTAACTTACAGGTGTTGAAagggagcccagcactgagcgGTCTCTCCAGCCCTGCCAACACTGGTGCTGTGGGGTGAGCCTGCACAGGGAGGGTGAGCGGCGCCAGCACATTAACGAGACTGTAAGTTTCCATCGTCCTCAGGCGCCTTCCTGAACCTGGATGGTCCCTCTGTCTCCTGGGAAGCTGCAGGTCCTTCAGTATCACATGCACACATCTTCCTGGGCAGCCCTAGAGATGAGCCATGCGGTATTTTTCCATTCCTGATTAGCCTGGCAAAGTGCTGTCATTACACGTGGTGCTTGGAAGGAGGCTGCAAGCCAGGGAAGTCATTATTTGTTCCAAACTGGCCTTCTTAGGGCTGCACGATACTTCTATGCCTCTCAGAATTCATGACTGACAAAGCTAAGGTTGCTTTGCAAAACTCCTTCCAACTGATCTTGTTGGtataaggaaaacagaaggaagagatccTTCTAGGATGAATGGGAGCAAAGAAAGTCAGATCACTCCCTTAATTCATCAGAACTCATAAAGAACCGTTAGCAGGAATTTAGCATGAGTCTGACTGGTAActaaccaggaaaaaaaaaaggggggggggaagaaattGACAGCGTGTATAGTGTGAACGTGCAGCTGAACAAACGTTCAGACAAGAGCGTGCTCCCCGTTCTTTCAAGCAAGGGCTCGTTCTGGGCCAGTCACTCTCCCCTCAGGCAGGGCAGTGCCCCAGCGatggctgcccagagcaaaCCAGAAGTAGCAATGAACACAGGGAGAAAAACCTGCTTGGAAATATGTATCCTAATTAATTTACTCCTGGCCCACAGCACATGTACAAGAGATGCTGTGCTGTAAAGGACTGTTCCTTTCAAAGTCAAACACGTAGTGACATTACTGCCTCAGTGTGTAATGACCTTACCGACTGATAAAGGGGCGTGAGGTTCTACAGCACGGAAGGCATCACTttgcaggaagggaaggcaTGTTGTTCGCCCCAAGAGAAAATCCTCGGCAGGTCCTAACAACTGGAAGCAGTTAATGGCTGCAAGGAAATCAGGCAGCTCAGCAAACAATTAAAGCAGGCACCACAGGGTGAGGAAGGAGGCTCCCTGTGTGTGCTGGCACACGGTGTGCAGCGCTGTGCAGCGAACCGGGCTTGGAGCAAGCACCTCTGAAAAGGATTGTTTCAGCTGGAGCGGTTCCTTCATCCAGTTCATTGCACAAAGGCGTGTGCTGGCACCAGAACAGGGCGGTCTGGAGGTGATGATGTGCCCTTTTACAGCTGCCAGCTCTAAGAGGACGCTGGGCTCAGGCTGCAGTTTATCAATTCCAGCAGACAGAGCTGGTTAAACAACCACCCTGAGGTCTCCGCTGCATCCTGTGCTATGGCACCGCTCACCCCTATTTCCTGAGCGGTTTCAGGTCAGTACTTTCATTGATCCGCAGGGATTGAACAGGCAGTGCCATAACAAATAACAGTTAATCAACTATTTGACTGCCCTTTTTGCTGaagcaaagaagcagcagagaaatgacGTCAAGATGGAGGAAAAAGGCTGTAAGCAAATACAAGGACGGTCCAGGAGAGCGCTGGTTGGAACGCATTGCAGGCTGGAGCGgttcagagcagctgtgctgcctgttgAGTCAGACTCTCCAGTGCTCCTCACTGACTCACTGCCTCCCCTCCCCGCTGCCCGCACACTGCAGTGTGTTCAGTGCCCAGTAGGAGTTAGTTCCGAGTTAAACATCTCATCCATTATGAGCCATTAAGCTTCTGCAGCCTTCAGAGCTCTGcctctgcagtttctttctctcGTCCCCAGACCCAGCTTGGGAAACGCAGACTGGCTCTTGCAAATAACGCTTTTCCAGAGGGAGATGCTGAGCTCTCACAGAACCAGGAGCAGGACAGAACGAGAGGTTTGCTAAACACCTTTTGGGGAGGTGACACTGCACTGTCAGGCACTGGCTCTTCATGCAGCCCTGGACAAAACAATGCCATGGCTGGCAGGCTTTGGAAGCCCTCAGAGACCTGCTCTTCCAGTTGTCCCTCTCACAGCACCCGCACGTCAGCACgtgtggcacagcactgctgcctcacCGGCTGCAGAAAGCCACAGGAGACGCAGCAGCTGCCAGATCCGGCATCTACCGAGTTACCAGGTAAGTATATGGGATTCCACatcaggaagcagagctgttccGTGACCAAAcacacccagagctgctggagcactgaGCCAGCACAAAGCCTTAACACACGGCCTGCAACCAGAAACCTGCCCACATGCCAAGAGCCCTCCAACCTGAGTGGCATCAGACTGATGCTCAGGAAGCCTCTAATTCTCCCACATGTTTCAAGCTCCCACATGTTTCCTGTGTAACCCTGGTCCCAGTCTCAGAGCCTTAGGGCAATGTTTCATGAGCCTTTGCTTTTGATGGTAGAACTGGCttaattccttccttcctcccacctcCACAAGGCTGAAATAAGAAGCAGGCAGTGGCATAAGGTGGGAACAAACACACGCTTTTAAAGCTGAGCTCAGCACCAAGGGCTGCAGGAAGTTACGTCCTCATTCTCCTCAGCTGTGATAGGGAGACGCTGCTATCTGCCAATGTGAGGATGAGGacaaacattaaatattatGAGGCACTCTGAAGATAAACCTTGCCATATCTTGGACACAGCACTAACAGACTCCTCTGTATCTCTCCATTTTAACTTGTTTAACTAGTCAATATTAGTTGCTTTTTTAAGCCTATCCAATCAGTGTGCAGTTTGTCTAGCACCATTTAACAGCATACACCCCAAACAAGCCCACATACAGCTGAAGGCTGAATCTGAACTGCGATGCTTCAAGTGCAGCTCCCAGGAAAGGCAGGAACATCATCAGACAACAGCAGAGTTACCAAATGGCCAAAGAGCAGTTTTTATTGGCCAAAGTaaccaagaaaacattttctttccataaacaaaataaaaacgTAATTGAAACAATGGGAAACGTTTGTCAACTAAGTGAAACACCCACTAACCCACGTAAGCTTGATTGTTCATATTCATCCTCTGGAAATATTCCTCCTAAACAATCTGCTCCTCTCCCTTGCGCTACTGCACCCCCTGGAGGAAGAAAGTGGAAAGACATTGAGAAGAACAGATGCACTGGGAGGATGGAGCTGTTTGTTTGCACAGGTGGAAAAGGCTGGTGCTGTCTGCAGATCTCTCACATGCAAAGGACCTTTTCGGGGCCACACGTTTTACTGTGTgagctttttggtttttaaacacaggaaACAGTAGAATCCTGGCCTGTGCAGGTTGTTAGAACTCAAATCCTACCTGCAGTTGGTCACTTTACGCTTCTCGCTACAGAGCCAGTGAGAATCCTGGCTTGTGGGAGTGACTGACCACAGAACAGCAGTGTGTGTTCTGACAGGAGCTGAAGTGGGAACAGAGGGTCTGCAGCGCTAACCTACGTGATGTTACAAAACAGTTTGAGATCTAACACCCATACTACGCCTTTTGTAAGAAAATAGAGAGCAGCTATCGGCTGCACTTCTTCTAATCTACTGCAGGAAGGCTTTGCTCGCACGCCTCCCAACTTGGCAACCATTTGAGGTAATCAACGGTGCTGTTACAGTGAGCATCCTTCATTTCTCTCCGCCCACACCACCCGTTGCCTCCTTATTGAGTCCTCTGATGGACAAGTCATAAACCACTTCCTCGATTTTCTTGACGTCGTATTTCAGGCCGTCGTAACGCTTCCTCAGGGAGTCGTTCTTCAGGTTGAGGAGCCGGAAGCCCGAATCCAACTCATTGATAAAAGTCGAGATGCGGAGAGGGCGAGAATAGTCACCGGCTGTGACGCTGTTCACTGCCAGCCTGGCCTGGAGCAGAGGCACAAATCACCTGGGAGAACATCACAGGAACACACCCAAGCCACTCCCCTTCTCCCCATCGGTTCCTTTAGCAAATGAAGCCGATCTGTTCCAAGCAGTCAGGTTATTAAATTCACGTCTGCCTTTTGGTTGACCAGACTTGTGAATTTTCAATCCAGAGCCTCGTTTAACACTTAATATTGATATATTCAGTGAGGAACAACCCTGACGCACAGACAGGCAGCTGGCCAAAGCTCAGACTCATTCAAATACAAACCACCATTACACAAACTGCTTGGGACAGGGAAAACAGTAACATGCTACTTCTATGGCAGTTTCAGGTCAGAAGTTTGCAAGGATATGTTCCCTACCAGCTCGCTGGCGAGAGTTAATACACCAGACAGGTAGTCCTCAATGTCCAGGTGGAAGCCCCTCTCCCGATCAGCTTCAACTGAAAAAAGGCAGAGTGTGATGAGGTGATACTGGACATGAGCACAAgctgaaactgcatttctttactGCAGCCAATTTGAAATATCGAATTTATGAAATattattacaaaataaaaaccatccCTTTCCTGTATACGATGCAATTACTGCCTCTCCATAGCATTTTGATTTAGCATCCTTTATATCTTCAACTGGTTACAATTAATCTAACAAAATTTACATAGAGCAGAGAGGTCTACAGTTTTTTTGGTGTTCCCCCTCCCATATCCTGAGCTCTGGGAGGCAGCAGTTACAGCATCAAAACATCTTTGCTttataaatgaggaaaataagcAGCCATCCTTGTGTTACTGTTTGGCAGGAGGCGCTCTGCGTGCACTCTTTGCAATGAACAACTTACTGATGCAGAACTACCTTGgtttgcattcagttttccagTTCCAAGCTACAACACCTGACAACGTTCACAGGTCTTTTCTGTCACAACCAACTTACTCCCAAGTATTTCTGCAACAGCTTCTCGGGTCACCAACGTTTCTGTCTCCAAGTAGACGACAAACGCTGCCAGAAACACCAACCGCTGCAGCACGAACCTCCAGTGCTCGTGAAACCTGTTGAAGAAAACACCAAATCATGATAAAACAATAAGTAACGTCTATTACTGAGGAACGAGCATTTCAGACACCTGCAGTACAGGCCGTTTCCAACCTGTACACATCTCACTCTGTGAGGTTATTTGCTCACCAAACCACACTAAGCTTGAAATCCGCTCCTCGGTCCCCAGAACCACCCCCGAGCTGAGTGTCCTCCTTCCCCCTCGTCTCCCCGCAGCATTTCTGAGCTGACACCCCTGGCCTGTGATTTGTCCTTGCTACACACTGCCCCCTTCTGGCCACAAATCAAACAAAGGTGATGACTTCATTCATGATCTGCAGCATCAAACAGCTGTTTTGTGGCAGATTTAGACCTAACAGCTTAACTGCAATTAACGGAGCAGCGAATGCTTTCACAACCAAGGGATGCTACAACAGAACATCAATTTCTCACGATTTCCTTCCTAAGATCTCACACTTGCTCAGCACTTCTCAAGCAGATCCACTGGTTCTGTGAGCCTTTCAACCACACTTCTAAATCAGAGGTGCCACATACGCTTGCCCCATGCTCAGATCCACCTGTAATACTGATCTGCAGGAAACTTGGTCTTCAGAGATTCCATCTGTGTTCTTATTGTAGCGAAGTGTTCCCGAGCCTTCTGACATTTCTTTGgtactggaaaagaaacaatggTGACTAATTACTCGTGTGATAGAAGTTATGCTGTGGGTGAACCCAGCGTTTTGCATGGAACAGGGCTACAAATGTGTAACGATGAGGACAGATGAGAAGTGGAGGTGGGGAAAGGCTGAAAGGGGCA
This genomic window from Coturnix japonica isolate 7356 chromosome 7, Coturnix japonica 2.1, whole genome shotgun sequence contains:
- the TSN gene encoding translin isoform X2, translating into MMLLTAPGGTASSPLAAAALHIRRLPVPVPPVAPFARPAQRRAEPSPLGAVTPAAPRTALLPSAPGCSSGIARGSPRRCRCGAMSVSAMFVALQGALTADQDIREEIRKVVQALEQTAREMLTLLQGVHQGNGFQDIPKKCQKAREHFATIRTQMESLKTKFPADQYYRFHEHWRFVLQRLVFLAAFVVYLETETLVTREAVAEILGIEADRERGFHLDIEDYLSGVLTLASELARLAVNSVTAGDYSRPLRISTFINELDSGFRLLNLKNDSLRKRYDGLKYDVKKIEEVVYDLSIRGLNKEATGGVGGEK
- the TSN gene encoding translin isoform X1; the encoded protein is MMLLTAPGGTASSPLAAAALHIRRLPVPVPPVAPFARPAQRRAEPSPLGAVTPAAPRTALLPSAPGCSSGIARGSPRRCRCGAMSVSAMFVALQGALTADQDIREHGCALCPQEIRKVVQALEQTAREMLTLLQGVHQGNGFQDIPKKCQKAREHFATIRTQMESLKTKFPADQYYRFHEHWRFVLQRLVFLAAFVVYLETETLVTREAVAEILGIEADRERGFHLDIEDYLSGVLTLASELARLAVNSVTAGDYSRPLRISTFINELDSGFRLLNLKNDSLRKRYDGLKYDVKKIEEVVYDLSIRGLNKEATGGVGGEK